The genomic window ttgacccagtgtcgtctgggttggGCCGACATCATAAATAACTGTTTGTTCTTAACTtccttgtctagttaaataaatattccACAAGGGAAAACATTTTGCTACGAAAACGAGTTTCTAACTGACAAATTCAGACAGGTTCCTCCCCGTTTCATTGCTTGCTTCTATTTGGTTTCTAGTGAAAACTAATGAAATCATTTGTCAAAAACAGTCACTTgatgacaagttgaatcaggtatgCTAGTTGTGGAATAGTTCAAATACATGGAATGGCTGGGGGTCCACAAGGAGAGGTTTGAAAAAGGCTGGTCTGAGGCACTTTTGCAAGCATAACTTACCTGGGACTCATAACTGTCTGCCAGCAGGGTCATCATGAACTTTAACCCTCCCAGGTCACAGATGTCCTGACAGAACTCGTTCCTCACGGCCAGGCTGGACAGAGTAGCACACAGCACACTGAGGACAGGGCTATTCTCTGGGTGTGCTGAGAGGGAGAAAAGAAACACAGAAGAGGTGATTCACCACGAATAAAACATGTCAACCTACCATCCTAAATACTCAAAGATATCATTATCTTTCATAGTATCTTCCTTCTGACATTTATATTACCTTTAGCAGCCTCCACAATAACTTTCAACCCATTGTGTTCCATAACAATCATCTTGGCGTGTTCGTGAGCCTGTCCAAAAGGAACTCTTATGTCATCGTCAAAGGTCATGTACCGGAGGGCATTACAGGCCTCTTTGACCAGATCGGAGCGTCCAGTGTGTTGCTTGATGGTACCGGTCAGCAACGGCAGCACTCCAGCCTTCACCAAATCCTGCCTGTTCTGCTCGTGCTTCAAACAGAAATGGCGGACCGTACGGATGGCAACTAACATCAGTGCAGGGTCTGTCTGGTACATGTCAAGAATGCTCACAAGGAGATCCTTGCCCTCCGAGTCAAGGAGGTCTGGCTGGCCATCTGTCAGAGCGGCCAGGGCAGAGAGTGCGGCAAGCAGAGCCTCCTGTTCATCCCAGAGTCATTCTACAGCAGGAGATGATTGTAGGATAGGCATCTTTCTGGGCTGCCAGGTGCCTCTGGGCGAAGCCGAGAGAACACTGCTCAGTGAAGCGTTTCAGATCTGCAGTCATACTACTGTCAGATGCCATTTGAAGGGATTCAAGGGCCTGTAAATAGAAACGGTATAGAGCTGTGGCATGATGGGTGGCATCCTGTACTGTGAAATGTGATGCACGTGGTGATGacttatgttgtgttgtcatctGTGCAGAACATACTCCATACCAACCTTAAGGACCTCATGCTCCTCTGTTTGGTGATCACCTGCTGTCGGCACAGTTTTCACTATACAGCTGAGGTCCACCCCTGGGGAATATGGAGGAAAAACAGAGGGAGATTCATCCAGGATCAGGGGGTTTATCTTATACATTGCCTATCACACGGTTGAGTTACAGTAGGCGTGTATGTTGCTCCTACAATGTCAGATTCAGATCAAATCATGTACCGTTATTATACCTTGAGACTCAAACTGTTCTACCGCTTCTCTTAAGGCCTCCGCGGTGTCCATGTCGAACTCATCGATGTTTTCCTTGACCACCGCATCGAAGGTCTCCTGTGTGATCCTGCGACAGGCCATGTCTGCAACGCTCAGCTCAACTCGAAGAGACGAAGACCAAGACTGAAATGCAATTAAACGATTGCAAAATCAGAAAGGACCCAACATAGTCTACTCCAACATGATTATTGTTGTGGGCTGTGTGTTGCTGGTGACACAAACGTCAGATAACAACCGCCTGCTTAAAGATAGCACGCGTACTAGCTAGCTACAcccctagctagctagctcaactTAGCCATCAGCACACAAAGATAGATACCGGTATCTAGCGAACTATTTTTCAAATAGCCGAGATGCTTTAAGAAGACGTTTAGACATACGTTTCTAATTTGTTAACTTAGAATAGAATTACCGGGAACGTCACAAAATAACAGATCATGTATCACTTACCACCGCCCAGTGGCTGTACTACTGATAATGGGCACGTTTGAGTGGTAGGGTAACCGACTAAATAAATGCCGGGTGGGGGGGGGGCGGCAGTACTACATAGATAGAGTCATGGCTacaaggaactctattccacataaggtaactgatgcaagcaggaaaaatcagataaaaatacaccttatggaacagcatgGACTGTGAAGAGAAACCCGTACACCGTAATAATGTGAGTGGAATCATACATGTTGTGTTGTGGATATTTAGTGGTGTGACAGTGTTATGTGAAGTACCGTTTTGTTTTATGTGTAATATAAATGTCAATGTGTttggacctcaggaagagtagctgctgccttgaacGGAGTCAAAAATGTGGTTTCTATATGTTTGAAACCATGCCACCCTACTCTGCtctagccattaccacgagcccatcctccccgattaaggtgccaccaacctcttgtGATTCCTTCgtttgacatggtgggatctttttttgtgtcagtaaaatgAATGGAGGCAGAAGCACCTTTATGAGCaagtattgatataataaccattatattgaagtaaacttggatttttaaatttatttcaaattgaacctttatttaactaggcaagtcagttaagaacacattgttatttacaatgagggcctaggaacagtaggttaactgccttgttcaggggcagaatgacaccATATGTTGTGTGATCATCCCACCACGACTatggaaaccatgcagtttattaggctacagattaaataattAATGAAGAATTtaacagggtggtgaaagtgcaaggtgagcTTGATGCTTTTCCCACCACGACTTgttgggaaagcatgcagtttattaagctacagattaaataaagttATGATGAACTAACTTCACAGGGTgctgaaagtgcaaggtgatgagttTAATGCTTTTTTTctaataaatattgagggtctgattctggtgacatgatgatcgatgctgttttgactgctgtttgacaaatattcttgctcttatccataataatttcatcatgtaggctatacgtgcgctctagccaacagcgcGCAGATACCGTTGTTGGCTAGCGCACACTTGCCAATACCAGAGTGGACACACTCGCTACATAATGCAAACATATTTTGtgagaaaaccatcagtagagttgaaaatgcgatggaaacccatttaacttgtatgttgttgtttatttcgGTACATGAGAATTTAACagcaaaatgtatttttgtgtgTACTATGTCAACAGGTCAATatgatggaaacatctctggtggaaaA from Oncorhynchus masou masou isolate Uvic2021 chromosome 3, UVic_Omas_1.1, whole genome shotgun sequence includes these protein-coding regions:
- the armc6 gene encoding LOW QUALITY PROTEIN: armadillo repeat-containing protein 6 (The sequence of the model RefSeq protein was modified relative to this genomic sequence to represent the inferred CDS: deleted 1 base in 1 codon), with amino-acid sequence MACRRITQETFDAVVKENIDEFDMDTAEALREAVEQFESQGVDLSCIVKTVPTAGDHQTEEHEVLKALESLQMASDSSMTADLKRFTEQCSLGFAQRHLAAQKDAYPTIISCCRMTLGEQEALLAALSALAALTDGQPDLLDSEGKDLLVSILDMYQTDPALMLVAIRTVRHFCLKHEQNRQDLVKAGVLPLLTGTIKQHTGRSDLVKEACNALRYMTFDDDIRVPFGQAHEHAKMIVMEHNGLKVIVEAAKAHPENSPVLSVLCATLSSLAVRNEFCQDICDLGGLKFMMTLLADSYESQELTRQVLSALRAIAGNDDVKDAVTNAGGVQLIVIAMNRHMGNAQVCEQGCAALSVVALRKPNNCQVIMEEGGALAALLAMKTHPDEVNVQKQGCMLLRNLVARMTHFNQPILEMGAEALIAQALAAHRDCGDLAKAALRDLGCQVELRELWTGKKGSLTRD